One window of Terriglobia bacterium genomic DNA carries:
- a CDS encoding TadE/TadG family type IV pilus assembly protein, whose amino-acid sequence MSRKNRSSRGATMVEFVLTILVVLFVFFLLIECCLWIYCYNVMADAAKAGVRYAIVHGSGVSSGSQSGPTSGTAEYCSDSDSSVQPVIDEVKKWASFSAYDTTGMTVNVCYLDGNNEAPNRVRVTVLNPVVPIFSFWGTAPVKAAAQGRIVN is encoded by the coding sequence ATGAGTCGCAAAAATCGAAGCTCGCGCGGTGCGACAATGGTTGAGTTCGTTCTGACAATTCTCGTCGTGCTTTTCGTGTTCTTTCTTCTGATCGAGTGCTGTCTTTGGATCTACTGTTACAACGTCATGGCCGATGCGGCGAAGGCTGGGGTTCGATACGCGATTGTGCATGGATCGGGAGTAAGTTCAGGTTCGCAGAGTGGACCGACAAGTGGAACGGCCGAATACTGCAGCGACAGTGACTCATCAGTTCAGCCGGTTATCGATGAAGTCAAGAAGTGGGCTTCTTTTTCGGCATACGACACGACCGGCATGACGGTCAACGTCTGCTATTTGGACGGTAACAACGAGGCACCGAATCGAGTGCGAGTTACGGTCCTGAACCCCGTAGTCCCGATATTCAGTTTTTGGGGTACTGCGCCGGTCAAGGCCGCAGCACAAGGCAGGATTGTTAACTAG